In Thunnus thynnus chromosome 4, fThuThy2.1, whole genome shotgun sequence, a genomic segment contains:
- the tead3b gene encoding TEA domain family member 3 b isoform X3, translating to MYGRNELIARYIKLRTGKTRTRKQVSSHIQVLARKKVREYQAGIKVSSHLQVLARRKSREIQSKLKAMNLDQASKDKALQNMAALSSAQIVSPSMIKNHLPPLPPAPYQPARFWPAPIAGQPGPSQDIKPFAQPPYPNLSGPIPQSIPSYEPLAPPPPPTATAVPVWQDRTIASSKLRMLEYSAFMEVQRDPDTYSKHLFVHIGQTNPSYSDPLLEAVDIRQIYDKFPEKKGGLKELYEKGPQNAFFLVKFWADLNSSGMQDGPGSFYGVSSQYSSIENMTITVSTKVCSFGKQVVEKVETEYARLEGGKCVYRIHRSPMCEYMINFIHKLKHLPEKYMMNSVLENFTILQVVTNRDTQETLLCIAFVFEVSTSEHGAQYHVYRLVKD from the exons ATGTATG gTCGCAATGAATTGATAGCAAGGTACATCAAGCTGAGGACAGGCAAAACCCGCACAAGAAAACAG GTGTCTAGTCACATACAGGTGTTAGCACGGAAGAAAGTTCGTGAATACCAGGCGGGTATCAAG GTTTCTAGCCACTTGCAGGTTCTCGCCCGGAGAAAATCTCGCGAGATCCAGTCAAAGCTAAAG GCGATGAATTTG GATCAAGCGTCTAAAGACAAAGCCCTGCAGAACATGGCAGCGCTATCGTCTGCACAGATCGTCTCCCCGAGTATGATAAAGAATCACCTTCCACCACTGCCTCCTGCCCCCTACCAACCAGCCAGA TTCTGGCCTGCTCCGATCGCAGGACAGCCTGGACCTTCTCAGGA TATCAAACCTTTTGCACAGCCCCCATACCCAAACCTATCAGGTCCTATACCACAATCCATACCAA GTTATGAGCCCTTGGCGCCCCCTCCTCCGCCAACTGCTACTGCAGTGCCAGTGTGGCAGGACCGGACCATCGCCTCCTCTAAGCTGCGGATGCTGGAGTACTCAGCCTTCATGGAGGTTCAAAGAGACCCAGACACC TACAGCAAACATCTGTTTGTCCACATTGGACAGACCAACCCCTCGTACAGCGACCCGCTCCTCGAGGCTGTGGACATCAGGCAGATCTATGACAAGTTCCCTGAGAAGAAGGGCGGGCTCAAAGAGCTTTATGAGAAAGGCCCTCAGAACGCGTTCTTCCTAGTTAAATTCTGG GCGGACCTGAACAGCAGCGGCATGCAGGATGGCCCTGGTTCTTTCTACGGTGTCAGCAGCCAGTACAGCAGCATTGAGAACATGACGATCACTGTTTCAACCAAAGTCTGCTCGTTTGGGAAGCAGGTTGTCGAGAAAGTAGAG aCAGAGTATGCCCGCCTGGAGGGAGGAAAGTGTGTTTACAGGATTCACCGCTCTCCGATGTGCGAGTACATGATCAACTTTATCCACAAACTCAAACACTTGCCTGAAAAATACATGATGAACAGTGTTCTTGAAAACTTCACTATCCTACAG GTGGTGACAAACCGTGACACCCAGGAGACCTTGCTATGTATAGCGTTTGTTTTTGAGGTTTCTACAAGTGAACACGGAGCTCAGTATCATGTCTACAGACTTGTTAAGGACTAA
- the tead3b gene encoding TEA domain family member 3 b isoform X6 has translation MYGRNELIARYIKLRTGKTRTRKQVSSHLQVLARRKSREIQSKLKDQASKDKALQNMAALSSAQIVSPSMIKNHLPPLPPAPYQPARFWPAPIAGQPGPSQELVTDLNQGRTPGLGRTSHAIKPFAQPPYPNLSGPIPQSIPSYEPLAPPPPPTATAVPVWQDRTIASSKLRMLEYSAFMEVQRDPDTYSKHLFVHIGQTNPSYSDPLLEAVDIRQIYDKFPEKKGGLKELYEKGPQNAFFLVKFWADLNSSGMQDGPGSFYGVSSQYSSIENMTITVSTKVCSFGKQVVEKVETEYARLEGGKCVYRIHRSPMCEYMINFIHKLKHLPEKYMMNSVLENFTILQVVTNRDTQETLLCIAFVFEVSTSEHGAQYHVYRLVKD, from the exons ATGTATG gTCGCAATGAATTGATAGCAAGGTACATCAAGCTGAGGACAGGCAAAACCCGCACAAGAAAACAG GTTTCTAGCCACTTGCAGGTTCTCGCCCGGAGAAAATCTCGCGAGATCCAGTCAAAGCTAAAG GATCAAGCGTCTAAAGACAAAGCCCTGCAGAACATGGCAGCGCTATCGTCTGCACAGATCGTCTCCCCGAGTATGATAAAGAATCACCTTCCACCACTGCCTCCTGCCCCCTACCAACCAGCCAGA TTCTGGCCTGCTCCGATCGCAGGACAGCCTGGACCTTCTCAGGA GCTGGTTACAGATCTCAACCAGGGAAGGACTCCTGGGCTTGGCCGCACCAGCCATGC TATCAAACCTTTTGCACAGCCCCCATACCCAAACCTATCAGGTCCTATACCACAATCCATACCAA GTTATGAGCCCTTGGCGCCCCCTCCTCCGCCAACTGCTACTGCAGTGCCAGTGTGGCAGGACCGGACCATCGCCTCCTCTAAGCTGCGGATGCTGGAGTACTCAGCCTTCATGGAGGTTCAAAGAGACCCAGACACC TACAGCAAACATCTGTTTGTCCACATTGGACAGACCAACCCCTCGTACAGCGACCCGCTCCTCGAGGCTGTGGACATCAGGCAGATCTATGACAAGTTCCCTGAGAAGAAGGGCGGGCTCAAAGAGCTTTATGAGAAAGGCCCTCAGAACGCGTTCTTCCTAGTTAAATTCTGG GCGGACCTGAACAGCAGCGGCATGCAGGATGGCCCTGGTTCTTTCTACGGTGTCAGCAGCCAGTACAGCAGCATTGAGAACATGACGATCACTGTTTCAACCAAAGTCTGCTCGTTTGGGAAGCAGGTTGTCGAGAAAGTAGAG aCAGAGTATGCCCGCCTGGAGGGAGGAAAGTGTGTTTACAGGATTCACCGCTCTCCGATGTGCGAGTACATGATCAACTTTATCCACAAACTCAAACACTTGCCTGAAAAATACATGATGAACAGTGTTCTTGAAAACTTCACTATCCTACAG GTGGTGACAAACCGTGACACCCAGGAGACCTTGCTATGTATAGCGTTTGTTTTTGAGGTTTCTACAAGTGAACACGGAGCTCAGTATCATGTCTACAGACTTGTTAAGGACTAA
- the tead3b gene encoding TEA domain family member 3 b isoform X4 encodes MYGRNELIARYIKLRTGKTRTRKQVSSHLQVLARRKSREIQSKLKAMNLDQASKDKALQNMAALSSAQIVSPSMIKNHLPPLPPAPYQPARFWPAPIAGQPGPSQELVTDLNQGRTPGLGRTSHAIKPFAQPPYPNLSGPIPQSIPSYEPLAPPPPPTATAVPVWQDRTIASSKLRMLEYSAFMEVQRDPDTYSKHLFVHIGQTNPSYSDPLLEAVDIRQIYDKFPEKKGGLKELYEKGPQNAFFLVKFWADLNSSGMQDGPGSFYGVSSQYSSIENMTITVSTKVCSFGKQVVEKVETEYARLEGGKCVYRIHRSPMCEYMINFIHKLKHLPEKYMMNSVLENFTILQVVTNRDTQETLLCIAFVFEVSTSEHGAQYHVYRLVKD; translated from the exons ATGTATG gTCGCAATGAATTGATAGCAAGGTACATCAAGCTGAGGACAGGCAAAACCCGCACAAGAAAACAG GTTTCTAGCCACTTGCAGGTTCTCGCCCGGAGAAAATCTCGCGAGATCCAGTCAAAGCTAAAG GCGATGAATTTG GATCAAGCGTCTAAAGACAAAGCCCTGCAGAACATGGCAGCGCTATCGTCTGCACAGATCGTCTCCCCGAGTATGATAAAGAATCACCTTCCACCACTGCCTCCTGCCCCCTACCAACCAGCCAGA TTCTGGCCTGCTCCGATCGCAGGACAGCCTGGACCTTCTCAGGA GCTGGTTACAGATCTCAACCAGGGAAGGACTCCTGGGCTTGGCCGCACCAGCCATGC TATCAAACCTTTTGCACAGCCCCCATACCCAAACCTATCAGGTCCTATACCACAATCCATACCAA GTTATGAGCCCTTGGCGCCCCCTCCTCCGCCAACTGCTACTGCAGTGCCAGTGTGGCAGGACCGGACCATCGCCTCCTCTAAGCTGCGGATGCTGGAGTACTCAGCCTTCATGGAGGTTCAAAGAGACCCAGACACC TACAGCAAACATCTGTTTGTCCACATTGGACAGACCAACCCCTCGTACAGCGACCCGCTCCTCGAGGCTGTGGACATCAGGCAGATCTATGACAAGTTCCCTGAGAAGAAGGGCGGGCTCAAAGAGCTTTATGAGAAAGGCCCTCAGAACGCGTTCTTCCTAGTTAAATTCTGG GCGGACCTGAACAGCAGCGGCATGCAGGATGGCCCTGGTTCTTTCTACGGTGTCAGCAGCCAGTACAGCAGCATTGAGAACATGACGATCACTGTTTCAACCAAAGTCTGCTCGTTTGGGAAGCAGGTTGTCGAGAAAGTAGAG aCAGAGTATGCCCGCCTGGAGGGAGGAAAGTGTGTTTACAGGATTCACCGCTCTCCGATGTGCGAGTACATGATCAACTTTATCCACAAACTCAAACACTTGCCTGAAAAATACATGATGAACAGTGTTCTTGAAAACTTCACTATCCTACAG GTGGTGACAAACCGTGACACCCAGGAGACCTTGCTATGTATAGCGTTTGTTTTTGAGGTTTCTACAAGTGAACACGGAGCTCAGTATCATGTCTACAGACTTGTTAAGGACTAA
- the tead3b gene encoding TEA domain family member 3 b isoform X7: MYGRNELIARYIKLRTGKTRTRKQVSSHIQVLARKKVREYQAGIKDQASKDKALQNMAALSSAQIVSPSMIKNHLPPLPPAPYQPARFWPAPIAGQPGPSQELVTDLNQGRTPGLGRTSHAIKPFAQPPYPNLSGPIPQSIPSYEPLAPPPPPTATAVPVWQDRTIASSKLRMLEYSAFMEVQRDPDTYSKHLFVHIGQTNPSYSDPLLEAVDIRQIYDKFPEKKGGLKELYEKGPQNAFFLVKFWADLNSSGMQDGPGSFYGVSSQYSSIENMTITVSTKVCSFGKQVVEKVETEYARLEGGKCVYRIHRSPMCEYMINFIHKLKHLPEKYMMNSVLENFTILQVVTNRDTQETLLCIAFVFEVSTSEHGAQYHVYRLVKD, translated from the exons ATGTATG gTCGCAATGAATTGATAGCAAGGTACATCAAGCTGAGGACAGGCAAAACCCGCACAAGAAAACAG GTGTCTAGTCACATACAGGTGTTAGCACGGAAGAAAGTTCGTGAATACCAGGCGGGTATCAAG GATCAAGCGTCTAAAGACAAAGCCCTGCAGAACATGGCAGCGCTATCGTCTGCACAGATCGTCTCCCCGAGTATGATAAAGAATCACCTTCCACCACTGCCTCCTGCCCCCTACCAACCAGCCAGA TTCTGGCCTGCTCCGATCGCAGGACAGCCTGGACCTTCTCAGGA GCTGGTTACAGATCTCAACCAGGGAAGGACTCCTGGGCTTGGCCGCACCAGCCATGC TATCAAACCTTTTGCACAGCCCCCATACCCAAACCTATCAGGTCCTATACCACAATCCATACCAA GTTATGAGCCCTTGGCGCCCCCTCCTCCGCCAACTGCTACTGCAGTGCCAGTGTGGCAGGACCGGACCATCGCCTCCTCTAAGCTGCGGATGCTGGAGTACTCAGCCTTCATGGAGGTTCAAAGAGACCCAGACACC TACAGCAAACATCTGTTTGTCCACATTGGACAGACCAACCCCTCGTACAGCGACCCGCTCCTCGAGGCTGTGGACATCAGGCAGATCTATGACAAGTTCCCTGAGAAGAAGGGCGGGCTCAAAGAGCTTTATGAGAAAGGCCCTCAGAACGCGTTCTTCCTAGTTAAATTCTGG GCGGACCTGAACAGCAGCGGCATGCAGGATGGCCCTGGTTCTTTCTACGGTGTCAGCAGCCAGTACAGCAGCATTGAGAACATGACGATCACTGTTTCAACCAAAGTCTGCTCGTTTGGGAAGCAGGTTGTCGAGAAAGTAGAG aCAGAGTATGCCCGCCTGGAGGGAGGAAAGTGTGTTTACAGGATTCACCGCTCTCCGATGTGCGAGTACATGATCAACTTTATCCACAAACTCAAACACTTGCCTGAAAAATACATGATGAACAGTGTTCTTGAAAACTTCACTATCCTACAG GTGGTGACAAACCGTGACACCCAGGAGACCTTGCTATGTATAGCGTTTGTTTTTGAGGTTTCTACAAGTGAACACGGAGCTCAGTATCATGTCTACAGACTTGTTAAGGACTAA
- the tead3b gene encoding TEA domain family member 3 b isoform X5, with product MYGRNELIARYIKLRTGKTRTRKQVSSHIQVLARKKVREYQAGIKAMNLDQASKDKALQNMAALSSAQIVSPSMIKNHLPPLPPAPYQPARFWPAPIAGQPGPSQELVTDLNQGRTPGLGRTSHAIKPFAQPPYPNLSGPIPQSIPSYEPLAPPPPPTATAVPVWQDRTIASSKLRMLEYSAFMEVQRDPDTYSKHLFVHIGQTNPSYSDPLLEAVDIRQIYDKFPEKKGGLKELYEKGPQNAFFLVKFWADLNSSGMQDGPGSFYGVSSQYSSIENMTITVSTKVCSFGKQVVEKVETEYARLEGGKCVYRIHRSPMCEYMINFIHKLKHLPEKYMMNSVLENFTILQVVTNRDTQETLLCIAFVFEVSTSEHGAQYHVYRLVKD from the exons ATGTATG gTCGCAATGAATTGATAGCAAGGTACATCAAGCTGAGGACAGGCAAAACCCGCACAAGAAAACAG GTGTCTAGTCACATACAGGTGTTAGCACGGAAGAAAGTTCGTGAATACCAGGCGGGTATCAAG GCGATGAATTTG GATCAAGCGTCTAAAGACAAAGCCCTGCAGAACATGGCAGCGCTATCGTCTGCACAGATCGTCTCCCCGAGTATGATAAAGAATCACCTTCCACCACTGCCTCCTGCCCCCTACCAACCAGCCAGA TTCTGGCCTGCTCCGATCGCAGGACAGCCTGGACCTTCTCAGGA GCTGGTTACAGATCTCAACCAGGGAAGGACTCCTGGGCTTGGCCGCACCAGCCATGC TATCAAACCTTTTGCACAGCCCCCATACCCAAACCTATCAGGTCCTATACCACAATCCATACCAA GTTATGAGCCCTTGGCGCCCCCTCCTCCGCCAACTGCTACTGCAGTGCCAGTGTGGCAGGACCGGACCATCGCCTCCTCTAAGCTGCGGATGCTGGAGTACTCAGCCTTCATGGAGGTTCAAAGAGACCCAGACACC TACAGCAAACATCTGTTTGTCCACATTGGACAGACCAACCCCTCGTACAGCGACCCGCTCCTCGAGGCTGTGGACATCAGGCAGATCTATGACAAGTTCCCTGAGAAGAAGGGCGGGCTCAAAGAGCTTTATGAGAAAGGCCCTCAGAACGCGTTCTTCCTAGTTAAATTCTGG GCGGACCTGAACAGCAGCGGCATGCAGGATGGCCCTGGTTCTTTCTACGGTGTCAGCAGCCAGTACAGCAGCATTGAGAACATGACGATCACTGTTTCAACCAAAGTCTGCTCGTTTGGGAAGCAGGTTGTCGAGAAAGTAGAG aCAGAGTATGCCCGCCTGGAGGGAGGAAAGTGTGTTTACAGGATTCACCGCTCTCCGATGTGCGAGTACATGATCAACTTTATCCACAAACTCAAACACTTGCCTGAAAAATACATGATGAACAGTGTTCTTGAAAACTTCACTATCCTACAG GTGGTGACAAACCGTGACACCCAGGAGACCTTGCTATGTATAGCGTTTGTTTTTGAGGTTTCTACAAGTGAACACGGAGCTCAGTATCATGTCTACAGACTTGTTAAGGACTAA
- the tead3b gene encoding TEA domain family member 3 b isoform X1: MYGRNELIARYIKLRTGKTRTRKQVSSHIQVLARKKVREYQAGIKVSSHLQVLARRKSREIQSKLKAMNLDQASKDKALQNMAALSSAQIVSPSMIKNHLPPLPPAPYQPARFWPAPIAGQPGPSQELVTDLNQGRTPGLGRTSHAIKPFAQPPYPNLSGPIPQSIPSYEPLAPPPPPTATAVPVWQDRTIASSKLRMLEYSAFMEVQRDPDTYSKHLFVHIGQTNPSYSDPLLEAVDIRQIYDKFPEKKGGLKELYEKGPQNAFFLVKFWADLNSSGMQDGPGSFYGVSSQYSSIENMTITVSTKVCSFGKQVVEKVETEYARLEGGKCVYRIHRSPMCEYMINFIHKLKHLPEKYMMNSVLENFTILQVVTNRDTQETLLCIAFVFEVSTSEHGAQYHVYRLVKD, translated from the exons ATGTATG gTCGCAATGAATTGATAGCAAGGTACATCAAGCTGAGGACAGGCAAAACCCGCACAAGAAAACAG GTGTCTAGTCACATACAGGTGTTAGCACGGAAGAAAGTTCGTGAATACCAGGCGGGTATCAAG GTTTCTAGCCACTTGCAGGTTCTCGCCCGGAGAAAATCTCGCGAGATCCAGTCAAAGCTAAAG GCGATGAATTTG GATCAAGCGTCTAAAGACAAAGCCCTGCAGAACATGGCAGCGCTATCGTCTGCACAGATCGTCTCCCCGAGTATGATAAAGAATCACCTTCCACCACTGCCTCCTGCCCCCTACCAACCAGCCAGA TTCTGGCCTGCTCCGATCGCAGGACAGCCTGGACCTTCTCAGGA GCTGGTTACAGATCTCAACCAGGGAAGGACTCCTGGGCTTGGCCGCACCAGCCATGC TATCAAACCTTTTGCACAGCCCCCATACCCAAACCTATCAGGTCCTATACCACAATCCATACCAA GTTATGAGCCCTTGGCGCCCCCTCCTCCGCCAACTGCTACTGCAGTGCCAGTGTGGCAGGACCGGACCATCGCCTCCTCTAAGCTGCGGATGCTGGAGTACTCAGCCTTCATGGAGGTTCAAAGAGACCCAGACACC TACAGCAAACATCTGTTTGTCCACATTGGACAGACCAACCCCTCGTACAGCGACCCGCTCCTCGAGGCTGTGGACATCAGGCAGATCTATGACAAGTTCCCTGAGAAGAAGGGCGGGCTCAAAGAGCTTTATGAGAAAGGCCCTCAGAACGCGTTCTTCCTAGTTAAATTCTGG GCGGACCTGAACAGCAGCGGCATGCAGGATGGCCCTGGTTCTTTCTACGGTGTCAGCAGCCAGTACAGCAGCATTGAGAACATGACGATCACTGTTTCAACCAAAGTCTGCTCGTTTGGGAAGCAGGTTGTCGAGAAAGTAGAG aCAGAGTATGCCCGCCTGGAGGGAGGAAAGTGTGTTTACAGGATTCACCGCTCTCCGATGTGCGAGTACATGATCAACTTTATCCACAAACTCAAACACTTGCCTGAAAAATACATGATGAACAGTGTTCTTGAAAACTTCACTATCCTACAG GTGGTGACAAACCGTGACACCCAGGAGACCTTGCTATGTATAGCGTTTGTTTTTGAGGTTTCTACAAGTGAACACGGAGCTCAGTATCATGTCTACAGACTTGTTAAGGACTAA
- the tead3b gene encoding TEA domain family member 3 b isoform X2: protein MYGRNELIARYIKLRTGKTRTRKQVSSHIQVLARKKVREYQAGIKVSSHLQVLARRKSREIQSKLKDQASKDKALQNMAALSSAQIVSPSMIKNHLPPLPPAPYQPARFWPAPIAGQPGPSQELVTDLNQGRTPGLGRTSHAIKPFAQPPYPNLSGPIPQSIPSYEPLAPPPPPTATAVPVWQDRTIASSKLRMLEYSAFMEVQRDPDTYSKHLFVHIGQTNPSYSDPLLEAVDIRQIYDKFPEKKGGLKELYEKGPQNAFFLVKFWADLNSSGMQDGPGSFYGVSSQYSSIENMTITVSTKVCSFGKQVVEKVETEYARLEGGKCVYRIHRSPMCEYMINFIHKLKHLPEKYMMNSVLENFTILQVVTNRDTQETLLCIAFVFEVSTSEHGAQYHVYRLVKD, encoded by the exons ATGTATG gTCGCAATGAATTGATAGCAAGGTACATCAAGCTGAGGACAGGCAAAACCCGCACAAGAAAACAG GTGTCTAGTCACATACAGGTGTTAGCACGGAAGAAAGTTCGTGAATACCAGGCGGGTATCAAG GTTTCTAGCCACTTGCAGGTTCTCGCCCGGAGAAAATCTCGCGAGATCCAGTCAAAGCTAAAG GATCAAGCGTCTAAAGACAAAGCCCTGCAGAACATGGCAGCGCTATCGTCTGCACAGATCGTCTCCCCGAGTATGATAAAGAATCACCTTCCACCACTGCCTCCTGCCCCCTACCAACCAGCCAGA TTCTGGCCTGCTCCGATCGCAGGACAGCCTGGACCTTCTCAGGA GCTGGTTACAGATCTCAACCAGGGAAGGACTCCTGGGCTTGGCCGCACCAGCCATGC TATCAAACCTTTTGCACAGCCCCCATACCCAAACCTATCAGGTCCTATACCACAATCCATACCAA GTTATGAGCCCTTGGCGCCCCCTCCTCCGCCAACTGCTACTGCAGTGCCAGTGTGGCAGGACCGGACCATCGCCTCCTCTAAGCTGCGGATGCTGGAGTACTCAGCCTTCATGGAGGTTCAAAGAGACCCAGACACC TACAGCAAACATCTGTTTGTCCACATTGGACAGACCAACCCCTCGTACAGCGACCCGCTCCTCGAGGCTGTGGACATCAGGCAGATCTATGACAAGTTCCCTGAGAAGAAGGGCGGGCTCAAAGAGCTTTATGAGAAAGGCCCTCAGAACGCGTTCTTCCTAGTTAAATTCTGG GCGGACCTGAACAGCAGCGGCATGCAGGATGGCCCTGGTTCTTTCTACGGTGTCAGCAGCCAGTACAGCAGCATTGAGAACATGACGATCACTGTTTCAACCAAAGTCTGCTCGTTTGGGAAGCAGGTTGTCGAGAAAGTAGAG aCAGAGTATGCCCGCCTGGAGGGAGGAAAGTGTGTTTACAGGATTCACCGCTCTCCGATGTGCGAGTACATGATCAACTTTATCCACAAACTCAAACACTTGCCTGAAAAATACATGATGAACAGTGTTCTTGAAAACTTCACTATCCTACAG GTGGTGACAAACCGTGACACCCAGGAGACCTTGCTATGTATAGCGTTTGTTTTTGAGGTTTCTACAAGTGAACACGGAGCTCAGTATCATGTCTACAGACTTGTTAAGGACTAA
- the tead3b gene encoding TEA domain family member 3 b isoform X8: MYGRNELIARYIKLRTGKTRTRKQVSSHLQVLARRKSREIQSKLKDQASKDKALQNMAALSSAQIVSPSMIKNHLPPLPPAPYQPARFWPAPIAGQPGPSQDIKPFAQPPYPNLSGPIPQSIPSYEPLAPPPPPTATAVPVWQDRTIASSKLRMLEYSAFMEVQRDPDTYSKHLFVHIGQTNPSYSDPLLEAVDIRQIYDKFPEKKGGLKELYEKGPQNAFFLVKFWADLNSSGMQDGPGSFYGVSSQYSSIENMTITVSTKVCSFGKQVVEKVETEYARLEGGKCVYRIHRSPMCEYMINFIHKLKHLPEKYMMNSVLENFTILQVVTNRDTQETLLCIAFVFEVSTSEHGAQYHVYRLVKD, encoded by the exons ATGTATG gTCGCAATGAATTGATAGCAAGGTACATCAAGCTGAGGACAGGCAAAACCCGCACAAGAAAACAG GTTTCTAGCCACTTGCAGGTTCTCGCCCGGAGAAAATCTCGCGAGATCCAGTCAAAGCTAAAG GATCAAGCGTCTAAAGACAAAGCCCTGCAGAACATGGCAGCGCTATCGTCTGCACAGATCGTCTCCCCGAGTATGATAAAGAATCACCTTCCACCACTGCCTCCTGCCCCCTACCAACCAGCCAGA TTCTGGCCTGCTCCGATCGCAGGACAGCCTGGACCTTCTCAGGA TATCAAACCTTTTGCACAGCCCCCATACCCAAACCTATCAGGTCCTATACCACAATCCATACCAA GTTATGAGCCCTTGGCGCCCCCTCCTCCGCCAACTGCTACTGCAGTGCCAGTGTGGCAGGACCGGACCATCGCCTCCTCTAAGCTGCGGATGCTGGAGTACTCAGCCTTCATGGAGGTTCAAAGAGACCCAGACACC TACAGCAAACATCTGTTTGTCCACATTGGACAGACCAACCCCTCGTACAGCGACCCGCTCCTCGAGGCTGTGGACATCAGGCAGATCTATGACAAGTTCCCTGAGAAGAAGGGCGGGCTCAAAGAGCTTTATGAGAAAGGCCCTCAGAACGCGTTCTTCCTAGTTAAATTCTGG GCGGACCTGAACAGCAGCGGCATGCAGGATGGCCCTGGTTCTTTCTACGGTGTCAGCAGCCAGTACAGCAGCATTGAGAACATGACGATCACTGTTTCAACCAAAGTCTGCTCGTTTGGGAAGCAGGTTGTCGAGAAAGTAGAG aCAGAGTATGCCCGCCTGGAGGGAGGAAAGTGTGTTTACAGGATTCACCGCTCTCCGATGTGCGAGTACATGATCAACTTTATCCACAAACTCAAACACTTGCCTGAAAAATACATGATGAACAGTGTTCTTGAAAACTTCACTATCCTACAG GTGGTGACAAACCGTGACACCCAGGAGACCTTGCTATGTATAGCGTTTGTTTTTGAGGTTTCTACAAGTGAACACGGAGCTCAGTATCATGTCTACAGACTTGTTAAGGACTAA
- the tead3b gene encoding TEA domain family member 3 b isoform X9, translating into MNLDQASKDKALQNMAALSSAQIVSPSMIKNHLPPLPPAPYQPARFWPAPIAGQPGPSQELVTDLNQGRTPGLGRTSHAIKPFAQPPYPNLSGPIPQSIPSYEPLAPPPPPTATAVPVWQDRTIASSKLRMLEYSAFMEVQRDPDTYSKHLFVHIGQTNPSYSDPLLEAVDIRQIYDKFPEKKGGLKELYEKGPQNAFFLVKFWADLNSSGMQDGPGSFYGVSSQYSSIENMTITVSTKVCSFGKQVVEKVETEYARLEGGKCVYRIHRSPMCEYMINFIHKLKHLPEKYMMNSVLENFTILQVVTNRDTQETLLCIAFVFEVSTSEHGAQYHVYRLVKD; encoded by the exons ATGAATTTG GATCAAGCGTCTAAAGACAAAGCCCTGCAGAACATGGCAGCGCTATCGTCTGCACAGATCGTCTCCCCGAGTATGATAAAGAATCACCTTCCACCACTGCCTCCTGCCCCCTACCAACCAGCCAGA TTCTGGCCTGCTCCGATCGCAGGACAGCCTGGACCTTCTCAGGA GCTGGTTACAGATCTCAACCAGGGAAGGACTCCTGGGCTTGGCCGCACCAGCCATGC TATCAAACCTTTTGCACAGCCCCCATACCCAAACCTATCAGGTCCTATACCACAATCCATACCAA GTTATGAGCCCTTGGCGCCCCCTCCTCCGCCAACTGCTACTGCAGTGCCAGTGTGGCAGGACCGGACCATCGCCTCCTCTAAGCTGCGGATGCTGGAGTACTCAGCCTTCATGGAGGTTCAAAGAGACCCAGACACC TACAGCAAACATCTGTTTGTCCACATTGGACAGACCAACCCCTCGTACAGCGACCCGCTCCTCGAGGCTGTGGACATCAGGCAGATCTATGACAAGTTCCCTGAGAAGAAGGGCGGGCTCAAAGAGCTTTATGAGAAAGGCCCTCAGAACGCGTTCTTCCTAGTTAAATTCTGG GCGGACCTGAACAGCAGCGGCATGCAGGATGGCCCTGGTTCTTTCTACGGTGTCAGCAGCCAGTACAGCAGCATTGAGAACATGACGATCACTGTTTCAACCAAAGTCTGCTCGTTTGGGAAGCAGGTTGTCGAGAAAGTAGAG aCAGAGTATGCCCGCCTGGAGGGAGGAAAGTGTGTTTACAGGATTCACCGCTCTCCGATGTGCGAGTACATGATCAACTTTATCCACAAACTCAAACACTTGCCTGAAAAATACATGATGAACAGTGTTCTTGAAAACTTCACTATCCTACAG GTGGTGACAAACCGTGACACCCAGGAGACCTTGCTATGTATAGCGTTTGTTTTTGAGGTTTCTACAAGTGAACACGGAGCTCAGTATCATGTCTACAGACTTGTTAAGGACTAA